The Ictalurus punctatus breed USDA103 chromosome 9, Coco_2.0, whole genome shotgun sequence genome contains a region encoding:
- the syncripl gene encoding synaptotagmin binding, cytoplasmic RNA interacting protein, like isoform X4, with protein sequence MQSPRTRCGGGNRTINSGDFGDMATEHINGNGTEEPMETSAAVTHSEHFQTLLDAGLPRKVAVKLDEIYIAGLVSHSDLDDRAIEALKEFNEEGALQVLLQFKDSDLSHVQNKSAFLCGVMKTYRQREKQGTKVSDSNKGPDEAKIKALLERTGYTLDVTTGQRKYGGPPPESTHSGAQPTVGTEIFVGKIPRDLFEDELVPLFEKAGPIWDLRLMMDPLSGLNRGYAFVTFCTKEAAQDAVKLCNNSEIRPGKHIGVCISVANNRLFVGSIPKSKTKEQIVEEFAKVTEGLNDVILYHQPDDKKKNRGFCFLEYEDHKTAAQARRRLMSGKVKVWGNVVTVEWADPIEDPDPEVMAKVKVLFVRNLASTVSEELLEKTFSQFGKLERVKKLKDYAFIHFEDRDGAVKALAEMNGKDLEGEQIEIVFAKPPDQKRKERKAQRQAAKTQMYDDYYYYGPPHMPPPTRGRGRGGRGGFSYPHDYYGYDDYYEYYGYDYHNYRGGYEDPFYGYEDFQVQGRGRGGRGARGSTLSRIRGATSTRGRGGFSQRGGPGSSRVVRGSRGGTQQRGRVGKGVEAGPDQ encoded by the exons atgcagaGTCCACGCACACGGTGTGGAGGCGGAAATCGAACCatcaactctggag ATTTCGGAGACATGGCCACTGAGCATATAAATGGAAACGGTACTGAAGAACCAATGGAGACTTCGGCTGCAGTTACCCATTCAGAACACTTCCAGACATTATTAGACGCTGGGTTACCTAGAAAAGTTGCTGTCAAACTAGATGAAATTTACATAGCAG GTCTGGTTTCTCACAGTGATCTTGATGATCGTGCAATTGAAGCTCTAAAGGAATTTAACGAAGAAGGTGCTCTGCAAGTCCTCCTCCAATTTAAAGACAGTGACCTCTCACATGTTCAG AACAAAAGTGCCTTTCTCTGTGGAGTTATGAAGACATACAGGCAAAGGGAGAAGCAGGGGACCAAAGTGTCAGATTCTAATAAAGGACCAGATGAGGCAAAAATCAAA GCTTTGCTTGAGAGGACTGGTTACACACTTGATGTGACAACAGGTCAGAGGAAATATGGCGGGCCTCCTCCTGAGTCAACCCACTCGGGTGCACAACccacagttgggacagag ATTTTTGTAGGAAAAATTCCAAGGGATCTCTTTGAAGATGAGCTGGTCCCCCTGTTTGAAAAAGCTGGGCCCATATGGGACCTGCGTCTGATGATGGATCCCCTCAGTGGCCTGAACAGAGGCTATGCCTTTGTCACTTTTTGCACTAAAGAGGCTGCTCAGGATGCTGTTAAACTG TGTAACAACAGCGAGATCCGCCCTGGCAAACACATTGGTGTTTGTATCTCTGTGGCCAATAATAGACTGTTTGTTGGCTCCATCCCCAAGAGCAAAACCAAGGAGCAGATTGTGGAGGAATTTGCTAAAGTTACAG aggGGCTGAATGATGTAATTTTATACCATCAGCCTgatgacaagaaaaaaaatagaggtTTCTGCTTTTTGGAGTATGAGGATCACAAAACAGCAGCACAAGCACGGCGTAGGTTGATGAGTGGCAAGGTGAAAGTGTGGGGAAATGTGGTGACTGTGGAATGGGCCGATCCCATTGAGGACCCTGACCCAGAGGTTATGGCGAAG GTTAAAGTACTGTTTGTAAGAAACCTTGCAAGCACTGTATCAGAAGAGCTCTTAGAAAAGACATTCAGCCAGTTTGGCAAACTGGAGAGGGTGAAGAAGCTTAAAGATTATGCCTTTATTCACTTTGAGGACAGAGATGGTGCTGTTAAG GCTTTAGCTGAAATGAATGGGAAAGATTTGGAAGGTGAACAAATTGAAATCGTCTTTGCAAAACCACCCGATCAGAAGAGGAAAGAGCGGAAGGCTCAGAGACAAGCAGCTAAAACTCAAAT gtatgatgattattattattatggcccACCACATATGCCACCGCCCACAAGAGGAAGAGGACGAGGAGGCAGGGGAGGTTTCTCTTATCCCCATGACTACTATGGCTATGATGACTATTATGAATACTATGGCTATGACTATCACAATTATCGAGGTGGCTATGAAGATCCGTTCTATGGCTACGAAGACTTTCAAGTTCAAGGTAGAGGACGAGGGGGTCGAGGAGCCCGTGGATCCACCCTGTCCCGGATTCGAGGTGCAACTTCAACTCGAGGAAGAGGAGGTTTCTCTCAGCGTGGAGGCCCAGGATCCAGCAGAGTGGTGCGTGGCTCCAGAGGAGGAACTCAACAAAGAGGCCGTGTG GGAAAAGGGGTCGAGGCTGGTCCTGACCAGTGA
- the syncripl gene encoding synaptotagmin binding, cytoplasmic RNA interacting protein, like isoform X2, which translates to MQSPRTRCGGGNRTINSGDFGDMATEHINGNGTEEPMETSAAVTHSEHFQTLLDAGLPRKVAVKLDEIYIAGLVSHSDLDDRAIEALKEFNEEGALQVLLQFKDSDLSHVQNKSAFLCGVMKTYRQREKQGTKVSDSNKGPDEAKIKALLERTGYTLDVTTGQRKYGGPPPESTHSGAQPTVGTEIFVGKIPRDLFEDELVPLFEKAGPIWDLRLMMDPLSGLNRGYAFVTFCTKEAAQDAVKLCNNSEIRPGKHIGVCISVANNRLFVGSIPKSKTKEQIVEEFAKVTEGLNDVILYHQPDDKKKNRGFCFLEYEDHKTAAQARRRLMSGKVKVWGNVVTVEWADPIEDPDPEVMAKVKVLFVRNLASTVSEELLEKTFSQFGKLERVKKLKDYAFIHFEDRDGAVKALAEMNGKDLEGEQIEIVFAKPPDQKRKERKAQRQAAKTQMHCWASRYDDYYYYGPPHMPPPTRGRGRGGRGGFSYPHDYYGYDDYYEYYGYDYHNYRGGYEDPFYGYEDFQVQGRGRGGRGARGSTLSRIRGATSTRGRGGFSQRGGPGSSRVVRGSRGGTQQRGRVGKGVEAGPDQ; encoded by the exons atgcagaGTCCACGCACACGGTGTGGAGGCGGAAATCGAACCatcaactctggag ATTTCGGAGACATGGCCACTGAGCATATAAATGGAAACGGTACTGAAGAACCAATGGAGACTTCGGCTGCAGTTACCCATTCAGAACACTTCCAGACATTATTAGACGCTGGGTTACCTAGAAAAGTTGCTGTCAAACTAGATGAAATTTACATAGCAG GTCTGGTTTCTCACAGTGATCTTGATGATCGTGCAATTGAAGCTCTAAAGGAATTTAACGAAGAAGGTGCTCTGCAAGTCCTCCTCCAATTTAAAGACAGTGACCTCTCACATGTTCAG AACAAAAGTGCCTTTCTCTGTGGAGTTATGAAGACATACAGGCAAAGGGAGAAGCAGGGGACCAAAGTGTCAGATTCTAATAAAGGACCAGATGAGGCAAAAATCAAA GCTTTGCTTGAGAGGACTGGTTACACACTTGATGTGACAACAGGTCAGAGGAAATATGGCGGGCCTCCTCCTGAGTCAACCCACTCGGGTGCACAACccacagttgggacagag ATTTTTGTAGGAAAAATTCCAAGGGATCTCTTTGAAGATGAGCTGGTCCCCCTGTTTGAAAAAGCTGGGCCCATATGGGACCTGCGTCTGATGATGGATCCCCTCAGTGGCCTGAACAGAGGCTATGCCTTTGTCACTTTTTGCACTAAAGAGGCTGCTCAGGATGCTGTTAAACTG TGTAACAACAGCGAGATCCGCCCTGGCAAACACATTGGTGTTTGTATCTCTGTGGCCAATAATAGACTGTTTGTTGGCTCCATCCCCAAGAGCAAAACCAAGGAGCAGATTGTGGAGGAATTTGCTAAAGTTACAG aggGGCTGAATGATGTAATTTTATACCATCAGCCTgatgacaagaaaaaaaatagaggtTTCTGCTTTTTGGAGTATGAGGATCACAAAACAGCAGCACAAGCACGGCGTAGGTTGATGAGTGGCAAGGTGAAAGTGTGGGGAAATGTGGTGACTGTGGAATGGGCCGATCCCATTGAGGACCCTGACCCAGAGGTTATGGCGAAG GTTAAAGTACTGTTTGTAAGAAACCTTGCAAGCACTGTATCAGAAGAGCTCTTAGAAAAGACATTCAGCCAGTTTGGCAAACTGGAGAGGGTGAAGAAGCTTAAAGATTATGCCTTTATTCACTTTGAGGACAGAGATGGTGCTGTTAAG GCTTTAGCTGAAATGAATGGGAAAGATTTGGAAGGTGAACAAATTGAAATCGTCTTTGCAAAACCACCCGATCAGAAGAGGAAAGAGCGGAAGGCTCAGAGACAAGCAGCTAAAACTCAAAT GCATTGCTGGGCCTCCAggtatgatgattattattattatggcccACCACATATGCCACCGCCCACAAGAGGAAGAGGACGAGGAGGCAGGGGAGGTTTCTCTTATCCCCATGACTACTATGGCTATGATGACTATTATGAATACTATGGCTATGACTATCACAATTATCGAGGTGGCTATGAAGATCCGTTCTATGGCTACGAAGACTTTCAAGTTCAAGGTAGAGGACGAGGGGGTCGAGGAGCCCGTGGATCCACCCTGTCCCGGATTCGAGGTGCAACTTCAACTCGAGGAAGAGGAGGTTTCTCTCAGCGTGGAGGCCCAGGATCCAGCAGAGTGGTGCGTGGCTCCAGAGGAGGAACTCAACAAAGAGGCCGTGTG GGAAAAGGGGTCGAGGCTGGTCCTGACCAGTGA
- the syncripl gene encoding synaptotagmin binding, cytoplasmic RNA interacting protein, like isoform X1, translating to MQSPRTRCGGGNRTINSGDFGDMATEHINGNGTEEPMETSAAVTHSEHFQTLLDAGLPRKVAVKLDEIYIAGLVSHSDLDDRAIEALKEFNEEGALQVLLQFKDSDLSHVQNKSAFLCGVMKTYRQREKQGTKVSDSNKGPDEAKIKALLERTGYTLDVTTGQRKYGGPPPESTHSGAQPTVGTEIFVGKIPRDLFEDELVPLFEKAGPIWDLRLMMDPLSGLNRGYAFVTFCTKEAAQDAVKLCNNSEIRPGKHIGVCISVANNRLFVGSIPKSKTKEQIVEEFAKVTEGLNDVILYHQPDDKKKNRGFCFLEYEDHKTAAQARRRLMSGKVKVWGNVVTVEWADPIEDPDPEVMAKVKVLFVRNLASTVSEELLEKTFSQFGKLERVKKLKDYAFIHFEDRDGAVKALAEMNGKDLEGEQIEIVFAKPPDQKRKERKAQRQAAKTQMHCWASRYDDYYYYGPPHMPPPTRGRGRGGRGGFSYPHDYYGYDDYYEYYGYDYHNYRGGYEDPFYGYEDFQVQGRGRGGRGARGSTLSRIRGATSTRGRGGFSQRGGPGSSRVVRGSRGGTQQRGRVQGKGVEAGPDQ from the exons atgcagaGTCCACGCACACGGTGTGGAGGCGGAAATCGAACCatcaactctggag ATTTCGGAGACATGGCCACTGAGCATATAAATGGAAACGGTACTGAAGAACCAATGGAGACTTCGGCTGCAGTTACCCATTCAGAACACTTCCAGACATTATTAGACGCTGGGTTACCTAGAAAAGTTGCTGTCAAACTAGATGAAATTTACATAGCAG GTCTGGTTTCTCACAGTGATCTTGATGATCGTGCAATTGAAGCTCTAAAGGAATTTAACGAAGAAGGTGCTCTGCAAGTCCTCCTCCAATTTAAAGACAGTGACCTCTCACATGTTCAG AACAAAAGTGCCTTTCTCTGTGGAGTTATGAAGACATACAGGCAAAGGGAGAAGCAGGGGACCAAAGTGTCAGATTCTAATAAAGGACCAGATGAGGCAAAAATCAAA GCTTTGCTTGAGAGGACTGGTTACACACTTGATGTGACAACAGGTCAGAGGAAATATGGCGGGCCTCCTCCTGAGTCAACCCACTCGGGTGCACAACccacagttgggacagag ATTTTTGTAGGAAAAATTCCAAGGGATCTCTTTGAAGATGAGCTGGTCCCCCTGTTTGAAAAAGCTGGGCCCATATGGGACCTGCGTCTGATGATGGATCCCCTCAGTGGCCTGAACAGAGGCTATGCCTTTGTCACTTTTTGCACTAAAGAGGCTGCTCAGGATGCTGTTAAACTG TGTAACAACAGCGAGATCCGCCCTGGCAAACACATTGGTGTTTGTATCTCTGTGGCCAATAATAGACTGTTTGTTGGCTCCATCCCCAAGAGCAAAACCAAGGAGCAGATTGTGGAGGAATTTGCTAAAGTTACAG aggGGCTGAATGATGTAATTTTATACCATCAGCCTgatgacaagaaaaaaaatagaggtTTCTGCTTTTTGGAGTATGAGGATCACAAAACAGCAGCACAAGCACGGCGTAGGTTGATGAGTGGCAAGGTGAAAGTGTGGGGAAATGTGGTGACTGTGGAATGGGCCGATCCCATTGAGGACCCTGACCCAGAGGTTATGGCGAAG GTTAAAGTACTGTTTGTAAGAAACCTTGCAAGCACTGTATCAGAAGAGCTCTTAGAAAAGACATTCAGCCAGTTTGGCAAACTGGAGAGGGTGAAGAAGCTTAAAGATTATGCCTTTATTCACTTTGAGGACAGAGATGGTGCTGTTAAG GCTTTAGCTGAAATGAATGGGAAAGATTTGGAAGGTGAACAAATTGAAATCGTCTTTGCAAAACCACCCGATCAGAAGAGGAAAGAGCGGAAGGCTCAGAGACAAGCAGCTAAAACTCAAAT GCATTGCTGGGCCTCCAggtatgatgattattattattatggcccACCACATATGCCACCGCCCACAAGAGGAAGAGGACGAGGAGGCAGGGGAGGTTTCTCTTATCCCCATGACTACTATGGCTATGATGACTATTATGAATACTATGGCTATGACTATCACAATTATCGAGGTGGCTATGAAGATCCGTTCTATGGCTACGAAGACTTTCAAGTTCAAGGTAGAGGACGAGGGGGTCGAGGAGCCCGTGGATCCACCCTGTCCCGGATTCGAGGTGCAACTTCAACTCGAGGAAGAGGAGGTTTCTCTCAGCGTGGAGGCCCAGGATCCAGCAGAGTGGTGCGTGGCTCCAGAGGAGGAACTCAACAAAGAGGCCGTGTG CAGGGAAAAGGGGTCGAGGCTGGTCCTGACCAGTGA
- the syncripl gene encoding synaptotagmin binding, cytoplasmic RNA interacting protein, like isoform X6 — MEQLAVVKTGLVSHSDLDDRAIEALKEFNEEGALQVLLQFKDSDLSHVQNKSAFLCGVMKTYRQREKQGTKVSDSNKGPDEAKIKALLERTGYTLDVTTGQRKYGGPPPESTHSGAQPTVGTEIFVGKIPRDLFEDELVPLFEKAGPIWDLRLMMDPLSGLNRGYAFVTFCTKEAAQDAVKLCNNSEIRPGKHIGVCISVANNRLFVGSIPKSKTKEQIVEEFAKVTEGLNDVILYHQPDDKKKNRGFCFLEYEDHKTAAQARRRLMSGKVKVWGNVVTVEWADPIEDPDPEVMAKVKVLFVRNLASTVSEELLEKTFSQFGKLERVKKLKDYAFIHFEDRDGAVKALAEMNGKDLEGEQIEIVFAKPPDQKRKERKAQRQAAKTQMHCWASRYDDYYYYGPPHMPPPTRGRGRGGRGGFSYPHDYYGYDDYYEYYGYDYHNYRGGYEDPFYGYEDFQVQGRGRGGRGARGSTLSRIRGATSTRGRGGFSQRGGPGSSRVVRGSRGGTQQRGRVQGKGVEAGPDQ; from the exons ATGGAGCAGCTGGCAGTGGTTAAGACAG GTCTGGTTTCTCACAGTGATCTTGATGATCGTGCAATTGAAGCTCTAAAGGAATTTAACGAAGAAGGTGCTCTGCAAGTCCTCCTCCAATTTAAAGACAGTGACCTCTCACATGTTCAG AACAAAAGTGCCTTTCTCTGTGGAGTTATGAAGACATACAGGCAAAGGGAGAAGCAGGGGACCAAAGTGTCAGATTCTAATAAAGGACCAGATGAGGCAAAAATCAAA GCTTTGCTTGAGAGGACTGGTTACACACTTGATGTGACAACAGGTCAGAGGAAATATGGCGGGCCTCCTCCTGAGTCAACCCACTCGGGTGCACAACccacagttgggacagag ATTTTTGTAGGAAAAATTCCAAGGGATCTCTTTGAAGATGAGCTGGTCCCCCTGTTTGAAAAAGCTGGGCCCATATGGGACCTGCGTCTGATGATGGATCCCCTCAGTGGCCTGAACAGAGGCTATGCCTTTGTCACTTTTTGCACTAAAGAGGCTGCTCAGGATGCTGTTAAACTG TGTAACAACAGCGAGATCCGCCCTGGCAAACACATTGGTGTTTGTATCTCTGTGGCCAATAATAGACTGTTTGTTGGCTCCATCCCCAAGAGCAAAACCAAGGAGCAGATTGTGGAGGAATTTGCTAAAGTTACAG aggGGCTGAATGATGTAATTTTATACCATCAGCCTgatgacaagaaaaaaaatagaggtTTCTGCTTTTTGGAGTATGAGGATCACAAAACAGCAGCACAAGCACGGCGTAGGTTGATGAGTGGCAAGGTGAAAGTGTGGGGAAATGTGGTGACTGTGGAATGGGCCGATCCCATTGAGGACCCTGACCCAGAGGTTATGGCGAAG GTTAAAGTACTGTTTGTAAGAAACCTTGCAAGCACTGTATCAGAAGAGCTCTTAGAAAAGACATTCAGCCAGTTTGGCAAACTGGAGAGGGTGAAGAAGCTTAAAGATTATGCCTTTATTCACTTTGAGGACAGAGATGGTGCTGTTAAG GCTTTAGCTGAAATGAATGGGAAAGATTTGGAAGGTGAACAAATTGAAATCGTCTTTGCAAAACCACCCGATCAGAAGAGGAAAGAGCGGAAGGCTCAGAGACAAGCAGCTAAAACTCAAAT GCATTGCTGGGCCTCCAggtatgatgattattattattatggcccACCACATATGCCACCGCCCACAAGAGGAAGAGGACGAGGAGGCAGGGGAGGTTTCTCTTATCCCCATGACTACTATGGCTATGATGACTATTATGAATACTATGGCTATGACTATCACAATTATCGAGGTGGCTATGAAGATCCGTTCTATGGCTACGAAGACTTTCAAGTTCAAGGTAGAGGACGAGGGGGTCGAGGAGCCCGTGGATCCACCCTGTCCCGGATTCGAGGTGCAACTTCAACTCGAGGAAGAGGAGGTTTCTCTCAGCGTGGAGGCCCAGGATCCAGCAGAGTGGTGCGTGGCTCCAGAGGAGGAACTCAACAAAGAGGCCGTGTG CAGGGAAAAGGGGTCGAGGCTGGTCCTGACCAGTGA
- the syncripl gene encoding synaptotagmin binding, cytoplasmic RNA interacting protein, like isoform X5, whose product MATEHINGNGTEEPMETSAAVTHSEHFQTLLDAGLPRKVAVKLDEIYIAGLVSHSDLDDRAIEALKEFNEEGALQVLLQFKDSDLSHVQNKSAFLCGVMKTYRQREKQGTKVSDSNKGPDEAKIKALLERTGYTLDVTTGQRKYGGPPPESTHSGAQPTVGTEIFVGKIPRDLFEDELVPLFEKAGPIWDLRLMMDPLSGLNRGYAFVTFCTKEAAQDAVKLCNNSEIRPGKHIGVCISVANNRLFVGSIPKSKTKEQIVEEFAKVTEGLNDVILYHQPDDKKKNRGFCFLEYEDHKTAAQARRRLMSGKVKVWGNVVTVEWADPIEDPDPEVMAKVKVLFVRNLASTVSEELLEKTFSQFGKLERVKKLKDYAFIHFEDRDGAVKALAEMNGKDLEGEQIEIVFAKPPDQKRKERKAQRQAAKTQMHCWASRYDDYYYYGPPHMPPPTRGRGRGGRGGFSYPHDYYGYDDYYEYYGYDYHNYRGGYEDPFYGYEDFQVQGRGRGGRGARGSTLSRIRGATSTRGRGGFSQRGGPGSSRVVRGSRGGTQQRGRVQGKGVEAGPDQ is encoded by the exons ATGGCCACTGAGCATATAAATGGAAACGGTACTGAAGAACCAATGGAGACTTCGGCTGCAGTTACCCATTCAGAACACTTCCAGACATTATTAGACGCTGGGTTACCTAGAAAAGTTGCTGTCAAACTAGATGAAATTTACATAGCAG GTCTGGTTTCTCACAGTGATCTTGATGATCGTGCAATTGAAGCTCTAAAGGAATTTAACGAAGAAGGTGCTCTGCAAGTCCTCCTCCAATTTAAAGACAGTGACCTCTCACATGTTCAG AACAAAAGTGCCTTTCTCTGTGGAGTTATGAAGACATACAGGCAAAGGGAGAAGCAGGGGACCAAAGTGTCAGATTCTAATAAAGGACCAGATGAGGCAAAAATCAAA GCTTTGCTTGAGAGGACTGGTTACACACTTGATGTGACAACAGGTCAGAGGAAATATGGCGGGCCTCCTCCTGAGTCAACCCACTCGGGTGCACAACccacagttgggacagag ATTTTTGTAGGAAAAATTCCAAGGGATCTCTTTGAAGATGAGCTGGTCCCCCTGTTTGAAAAAGCTGGGCCCATATGGGACCTGCGTCTGATGATGGATCCCCTCAGTGGCCTGAACAGAGGCTATGCCTTTGTCACTTTTTGCACTAAAGAGGCTGCTCAGGATGCTGTTAAACTG TGTAACAACAGCGAGATCCGCCCTGGCAAACACATTGGTGTTTGTATCTCTGTGGCCAATAATAGACTGTTTGTTGGCTCCATCCCCAAGAGCAAAACCAAGGAGCAGATTGTGGAGGAATTTGCTAAAGTTACAG aggGGCTGAATGATGTAATTTTATACCATCAGCCTgatgacaagaaaaaaaatagaggtTTCTGCTTTTTGGAGTATGAGGATCACAAAACAGCAGCACAAGCACGGCGTAGGTTGATGAGTGGCAAGGTGAAAGTGTGGGGAAATGTGGTGACTGTGGAATGGGCCGATCCCATTGAGGACCCTGACCCAGAGGTTATGGCGAAG GTTAAAGTACTGTTTGTAAGAAACCTTGCAAGCACTGTATCAGAAGAGCTCTTAGAAAAGACATTCAGCCAGTTTGGCAAACTGGAGAGGGTGAAGAAGCTTAAAGATTATGCCTTTATTCACTTTGAGGACAGAGATGGTGCTGTTAAG GCTTTAGCTGAAATGAATGGGAAAGATTTGGAAGGTGAACAAATTGAAATCGTCTTTGCAAAACCACCCGATCAGAAGAGGAAAGAGCGGAAGGCTCAGAGACAAGCAGCTAAAACTCAAAT GCATTGCTGGGCCTCCAggtatgatgattattattattatggcccACCACATATGCCACCGCCCACAAGAGGAAGAGGACGAGGAGGCAGGGGAGGTTTCTCTTATCCCCATGACTACTATGGCTATGATGACTATTATGAATACTATGGCTATGACTATCACAATTATCGAGGTGGCTATGAAGATCCGTTCTATGGCTACGAAGACTTTCAAGTTCAAGGTAGAGGACGAGGGGGTCGAGGAGCCCGTGGATCCACCCTGTCCCGGATTCGAGGTGCAACTTCAACTCGAGGAAGAGGAGGTTTCTCTCAGCGTGGAGGCCCAGGATCCAGCAGAGTGGTGCGTGGCTCCAGAGGAGGAACTCAACAAAGAGGCCGTGTG CAGGGAAAAGGGGTCGAGGCTGGTCCTGACCAGTGA
- the syncripl gene encoding synaptotagmin binding, cytoplasmic RNA interacting protein, like isoform X3, producing the protein MQSPRTRCGGGNRTINSGDFGDMATEHINGNGTEEPMETSAAVTHSEHFQTLLDAGLPRKVAVKLDEIYIAGLVSHSDLDDRAIEALKEFNEEGALQVLLQFKDSDLSHVQNKSAFLCGVMKTYRQREKQGTKVSDSNKGPDEAKIKALLERTGYTLDVTTGQRKYGGPPPESTHSGAQPTVGTEIFVGKIPRDLFEDELVPLFEKAGPIWDLRLMMDPLSGLNRGYAFVTFCTKEAAQDAVKLCNNSEIRPGKHIGVCISVANNRLFVGSIPKSKTKEQIVEEFAKVTEGLNDVILYHQPDDKKKNRGFCFLEYEDHKTAAQARRRLMSGKVKVWGNVVTVEWADPIEDPDPEVMAKVKVLFVRNLASTVSEELLEKTFSQFGKLERVKKLKDYAFIHFEDRDGAVKALAEMNGKDLEGEQIEIVFAKPPDQKRKERKAQRQAAKTQMYDDYYYYGPPHMPPPTRGRGRGGRGGFSYPHDYYGYDDYYEYYGYDYHNYRGGYEDPFYGYEDFQVQGRGRGGRGARGSTLSRIRGATSTRGRGGFSQRGGPGSSRVVRGSRGGTQQRGRVQGKGVEAGPDQ; encoded by the exons atgcagaGTCCACGCACACGGTGTGGAGGCGGAAATCGAACCatcaactctggag ATTTCGGAGACATGGCCACTGAGCATATAAATGGAAACGGTACTGAAGAACCAATGGAGACTTCGGCTGCAGTTACCCATTCAGAACACTTCCAGACATTATTAGACGCTGGGTTACCTAGAAAAGTTGCTGTCAAACTAGATGAAATTTACATAGCAG GTCTGGTTTCTCACAGTGATCTTGATGATCGTGCAATTGAAGCTCTAAAGGAATTTAACGAAGAAGGTGCTCTGCAAGTCCTCCTCCAATTTAAAGACAGTGACCTCTCACATGTTCAG AACAAAAGTGCCTTTCTCTGTGGAGTTATGAAGACATACAGGCAAAGGGAGAAGCAGGGGACCAAAGTGTCAGATTCTAATAAAGGACCAGATGAGGCAAAAATCAAA GCTTTGCTTGAGAGGACTGGTTACACACTTGATGTGACAACAGGTCAGAGGAAATATGGCGGGCCTCCTCCTGAGTCAACCCACTCGGGTGCACAACccacagttgggacagag ATTTTTGTAGGAAAAATTCCAAGGGATCTCTTTGAAGATGAGCTGGTCCCCCTGTTTGAAAAAGCTGGGCCCATATGGGACCTGCGTCTGATGATGGATCCCCTCAGTGGCCTGAACAGAGGCTATGCCTTTGTCACTTTTTGCACTAAAGAGGCTGCTCAGGATGCTGTTAAACTG TGTAACAACAGCGAGATCCGCCCTGGCAAACACATTGGTGTTTGTATCTCTGTGGCCAATAATAGACTGTTTGTTGGCTCCATCCCCAAGAGCAAAACCAAGGAGCAGATTGTGGAGGAATTTGCTAAAGTTACAG aggGGCTGAATGATGTAATTTTATACCATCAGCCTgatgacaagaaaaaaaatagaggtTTCTGCTTTTTGGAGTATGAGGATCACAAAACAGCAGCACAAGCACGGCGTAGGTTGATGAGTGGCAAGGTGAAAGTGTGGGGAAATGTGGTGACTGTGGAATGGGCCGATCCCATTGAGGACCCTGACCCAGAGGTTATGGCGAAG GTTAAAGTACTGTTTGTAAGAAACCTTGCAAGCACTGTATCAGAAGAGCTCTTAGAAAAGACATTCAGCCAGTTTGGCAAACTGGAGAGGGTGAAGAAGCTTAAAGATTATGCCTTTATTCACTTTGAGGACAGAGATGGTGCTGTTAAG GCTTTAGCTGAAATGAATGGGAAAGATTTGGAAGGTGAACAAATTGAAATCGTCTTTGCAAAACCACCCGATCAGAAGAGGAAAGAGCGGAAGGCTCAGAGACAAGCAGCTAAAACTCAAAT gtatgatgattattattattatggcccACCACATATGCCACCGCCCACAAGAGGAAGAGGACGAGGAGGCAGGGGAGGTTTCTCTTATCCCCATGACTACTATGGCTATGATGACTATTATGAATACTATGGCTATGACTATCACAATTATCGAGGTGGCTATGAAGATCCGTTCTATGGCTACGAAGACTTTCAAGTTCAAGGTAGAGGACGAGGGGGTCGAGGAGCCCGTGGATCCACCCTGTCCCGGATTCGAGGTGCAACTTCAACTCGAGGAAGAGGAGGTTTCTCTCAGCGTGGAGGCCCAGGATCCAGCAGAGTGGTGCGTGGCTCCAGAGGAGGAACTCAACAAAGAGGCCGTGTG CAGGGAAAAGGGGTCGAGGCTGGTCCTGACCAGTGA